TGTCCAACGCCCAAGGTCCAACACCAGCCCCTccagcacatactgtacactgaaCTCGCATATCTCCCTGATCCCTGAGGTTTTCTTGTATTTTTCAACTTgtactgactttttcttatccATATCAGTGGAATTGTTGGGAAAATTACTAGGCATTTTAAGGTCAATAGTCCCACTCGCCATGACAAAACAAACCAGTTACCATCCAAATGCTTCATCATCATTTAGGGATCTCCTTGGCTGTTGTGTTCATTCAGTGAATAATGTTTTGAAACTTAAAAAAGTTTGAAACTTTTATCCTCCAGATGAGGTAAAAGGGTAGGTAGACACAGGTAGGGATGCCAGAGGGGGAAATGGCAGTAAATGTGTGTTCACAGCTGTTGTACCGTGCCCCAGGTGCTGACAGTGTCCCATTCGCTTTCCTCAACGGTCTGGACATCTCCTCCCAGACGGGAACCATCTACTTCACCGAGTCCTCCAGTCGCTGGGGTCGCAGACACGTCaaactggaggtgagggagctggatgagagagggaaaagtgagagagggaggtgcaaCAATGGAGAGACACAGCAACCATTCACCACGCTTCCTCATGGTGCCTTAGCGACGGCATGCTCCAGAATCCCAAAGCTTGGCTCTCTGAACCAAAACATTCTCAGCCAGAACTTGCCAGCCAGAACTCACTAATTGGGGACTTCAAAGATGCCCCTTATTGTCTgttcctgacctctgaccccatgcCCTGCAGGTGATCGAGCTGAACCGATTGGGTCGCCTCCTGGCCTATGAGCCGGGGTCTGGAAGCGTGCGTGTGCTGCTGGACTCTCTCTACATGCCCAACGGCATAGCGCTGTCTCCTGACGAGGACTTCCTGTTGCTGGCCGAAACCAGCCTGGGACGtatcctcaggtacacacacacacacacacacacacacagtgtttgacAAGGTGTTCTACTTCCCTGTTCAATGTAAATCCTCAGGTTTATCATCTAGAGTGCTGCTGGTGTACATATGAAGATAAGACATAAAATTATGACCTACTGTTCTTTGCCTGAATAGATAATGGTTAACTTAAAAAAGGAGAACATTTCTGTGaacaccatatacagtatgtataataCTGTATTTATGTTGCATACTGTACATTCATATACAATATTTGCACTTTTTACTGTACAGTTTTGAAGGGGTATTATTATAAGGGgttacatatactgtatatattgtaCTTTTGAAAAGACGTATGTTTTCTTTTTCAGGTACTGGCTGAAGGGGCCCAAGGCTGGCAGAAAGGAAGTGGTCATGAGCAATATGATTGGTTACCCAGACAACATTCGCCGTAGTGACCATGGAACCTTCCTGGTTGGCATCACAACCACCCGGTTTCCACGGCTACTGCCTCCGTTCCTTGACATGATTGCCCCCTACCCGGCCGTCAAGCGCTTCCTGGCCAAGGTTAGTGTCAGTGTCACCATTACCTTTGTCATCAGCTTCACCATGGTCTTCATCGCTGCTGTGGGAGAGAAGCTTCTCCAAGCCTTGTTGATGTCTTCACTGAAAAACTTTGGGGGTTCTCTGGTCTTAGAGCGTGTCCAATTGAACTGGACAATGCTGAAACCTTTCTCGTGATCccaacctgtgtgtctgtgtgtgtgagattaaaGTTGTGGGCGTTGGGATGAAACAGCCTTTGTTCCTAACCCACATCAAGACTAGATGGTGTGTAATCTGATAGGACAGGGTGACGCAGAGCAACAAGGGCTCTtgagttgacacacacacatacacacacctacagttcacacacacatacacacacacacctccctcgcaGCAATAGCTGGGGCAGTAGAGTGTGTCGGGGGTTGTTTGGGGTCGTTGAGCTGAACTCTCAGTGAACTTTGGGGTGTAGTCCCTGTGATCACCAAAGGGTGACACCAGTGACAGCCTCATACACTATATGATGGTGATTAAATGGTAGTTAAACTAAATGGTAATGCTTTGCTATGTATTTAGAACCTTATTTCCCAAAGACACAGTGTATTAAAGGGATATTGTGTTATAGAGATGTAAAGCACAACTTTGGCAGAATATGGTATATGATCAAATGGTTTAAACTGGAAACAATCCTAAAGACTAAGTATACCATGCAGACTTCTGCTAATTTAAGTCTGATCAAATTCTTTAGTCCTTAGGTGAAAGCTATGaactcagaccccccccccaacacacacacacatattctcctttttctgtgtttaaagatcctgtaaagtggacctggaaacgagttttaagtttgccacaccacagaacaatgtgttattaactaccaatccaaattcgaattaaaaaataacaccgacaagtatgttaaattaggctttgaaatcgtgaaaaaaatcagcagtcttctctgcttaagactgggggggcgtgtcgcctgaaggagctgaagctccgcccctcgctgcctactgcctacctccgacccagataatggacgctatgtcaagccgaacaaaaccgtattgaattagaatttatttgttcaatgagtgaaacatacagatgcatataaatgaaatgttcccctgagctgtaacagtaaaaatggacaccagagacagcagactgtgagctctccaactaggctacttctaacacattagctaccatttcaccaaaataccatcattctacaccgagtagcctaatatcaatttagcggtttgcactaactcatagcagagatacctctggaaaagttatctagtataattataacaagcacacagaactgagtgatgaactgctggcggcggtggatggtccaggtgcgaccggaggatgaacggccggaggggcgatgctcggtacggctccgcgctgcaagagaagccgtgtgttgatgaaccccgtctgtctctggtccatgttaaaactgtccgccgtgaaatggtcagtgcagaggcggctgttggagtttatccgaagctttccatgagcgtggctcttcacaaaatctatccacctatttttcctttcattatcaatagggaacttaaatggcgttgcagcgcagctggagttcttgcatccagggaagatgcagttgcgggtggtgggagacatcctgaagctagctagctagctgatgtaggctacaataacagtacagcaggaggagccattcagtgatctgacgtagatagggcgaaatgacgtagatagggcattttttggctccgcccattaaaacctgatctgaaaacggaagagaactgttcttcggtttaactccacatttcagtgtgacaaagttttagcgctttgcacatgctttcaggaactcatttcacatgtatataatgtacttagaagcaaaacatggaatttactttacaggatctttaagggctGTTAGCTACCAATGTCATTGGTGCATTACCGCCACCTACTGGGTAGAAGTAATGGCCAGACAGATGGGGTCTAAACCCTACCTAACCTTTATGCTAGGCTAGTTTTTTTAGAAcccgtccttgtgtgtgtgtcccaggtggtTCCTCTGAGCTGGTACAATGTTCTGCTGCCATCCTACGGCCTGGTTTTGGAGCTGGGACCGGACGCTCAGCTGGTGGGCACCCTCCATGACCCGGACGGAAGCCTCACCTGGGCCGTCAGCGACGCGTTCCAGCACCGCGGGAGGGTCTACTTGGGGAGCACCGACCTGCCTTTTCTGCCtgtcctggaggagtggagcTAGCCTAGCCTTGCCTCTGGGCAGCAGGGAGAAGTTGACTTGAAATGTTATGGTTGGGGATCAAATGTCATAACCCTGAATGGTGGGAGGGTTTTCTGGATCTGGGATAACTTGAGGAACTTTACTAGAAGGTAGAGACGATGGACTTGGATCTTTCAGTGATTCAGGAAATAATTTAGTCAGAGCCTCCTGCACTGTTAGGGTAAAGGATAAGCACATATGATTTTTACACTGTGACATGGAGGAGCACAACAGCTATTTAATATTCAAGAATATAACTCGGAAATGTCTTCATGAACATTTGACCAGAGGTTGGCCTAAGACTGGGGTTTGCAACCCCATCCCTGCGGAACTACCTTCCTCAGAATTAACCTGAGTCAACACATCAACCGGCTAATTTTTAGAATTGGATGAACTAGACTGGGTTGAAGTGAAAACCTGCAGAAAGGTATATTTCCAAGAACAGGGTTGGAGACTCCTAGTCTAAGAGCTGGGTTGGTGAGTTTCTGCCCATTGGTCTGGAATGCCAGTATCTTGACAGCAATTTGGAATGGTTTTTTGTCCCACAAGTGTTTGTGCCAACACTTTGGCATGGTGTAGCTGATGTTTTAACCGTGGATTCAATTACAGATACTCATCTTTTCCCACACTTCCTGCTGTTAGGGGTGGACATGCCAGCAATTTTACTGGAGAAATTGCCTCTTATCTGATGTCATACTTTGGACTTTCATAACACTGTTGCCTATTCTTTGACACGATGAAATGCTTGGAGTTGAATTTGAATGAaataacatgtttttacattaaataacattcacccTGCTTTTCTAAGCAGGCTGGTGAAATTGGTTCATTGTTTTCCATTGTCTTCTCTGGCTGAGACCATAGTGTCAGATGATGTACCCATTAACCAATGGGGGCAGCAGTCTTAAGTGTAATAGGTATCAAACTGGCTATAAAGTTTCCTGACTTGGTCACCAACCGACAAATTAATTCATATGCCAATCGCAGAATATGTTTaatggacaaacacacaagccagAAATGCATACTTTGTTACAAAACGACTATTGTAAAGAAATAATGTGCAAAAACATATCTTTTTCACAAGTTGGAAAGTGCATGAATGAGCTGAAATGGGTTTGACAAGTTCCTGTGGTTTACAgcatagctctgtgtgtgtgtgacgattATCAGTCCAGTATTGTCCAGTACCTTACACCTGTAATACAGTCAGACTAGATCTTTGATGTAAATAACAGAACTACCATTCATTTCAAACAAATTCAACAGTTAATCAACAATCAAACAACTGGCAGTTCAACAAACTCATTTGAAGCATGTTGAATGAACCACAATAGCACTGCTGGAACGGATAGATGGCAAAGCTTGGGCAGCCCTATCATGACGAGGGTGGAATTAGTAATATTCAAAGGAGATAGTTTCCCTTCAGGGTTTCAGTCTTCCTTGAGCACTATCATGGTATTTTTACTATAAAACCATGCATcagtctcactctcctccttccctaatATTCCCTTGTCTAAAACAAAGGAACTATTTTTTCCCTACAGAATTCACATTAAGCAGATTAGTTGAAGGGACCATTGATTTGGCCCCCCCTtcccaaaaaaaacaaagaaaaataaaactatataaaaaaaaaatctcattgGAGGACCAAACCATCACAGATCCTCCCCTTTGGCTCATTCATGATCCAAACCTTGTGATCAACAGCAGAACACATGAAACTCATGTTCTCATACAATAGTCTCAATATAAAGTGAAGAATACGTACTACCGTTTAATCTCCGGGATAatatgagtgtctgtgtgtgacgagTGACTCGAGGAACCGTTTTGATTGGGCTGATTGAATCCAGAGTAAAAGCATAGTTGGCCTGTTTCCCTCAATTCAGTCCAAACAATCACACTTCCTATTCTCCTTCTGTCATgtctaccccctcccccttttttcTGAAAAAATATAAACATCCGCTTCTCTTTTGTGGAAAATA
The Osmerus eperlanus chromosome 17, fOsmEpe2.1, whole genome shotgun sequence DNA segment above includes these coding regions:
- the zgc:194209 gene encoding adipocyte plasma membrane-associated protein, whose translation is MLGKKPLSVVLIAVTVGVYLIPSPIDPEPHTLEGPPPALEGPLAVNNRLQKGRRLFTGKLHGPESFTADENGNVYTGTVDGKLWRIGQDDSLTLITHMGQDIPECGSSSDYEPVCGRPHGVRLDSQGQLIVADSYLGLHSVDPQNGHKTLLLSNAQGADSVPFAFLNGLDISSQTGTIYFTESSSRWGRRHVKLEVIELNRLGRLLAYEPGSGSVRVLLDSLYMPNGIALSPDEDFLLLAETSLGRILRYWLKGPKAGRKEVVMSNMIGYPDNIRRSDHGTFLVGITTTRFPRLLPPFLDMIAPYPAVKRFLAKVVPLSWYNVLLPSYGLVLELGPDAQLVGTLHDPDGSLTWAVSDAFQHRGRVYLGSTDLPFLPVLEEWS